Proteins encoded in a region of the Diabrotica undecimpunctata isolate CICGRU chromosome 10, icDiaUnde3, whole genome shotgun sequence genome:
- the LOC140452052 gene encoding uncharacterized protein isoform X2: MTKRHFYRLNPRLPSVVIEDINFLCVKMGSDFEQMYFDLNALLQVPSEDDDKPNDIYSSVEDLHNISDNLSIRHSVTTQSSEIKLFTDLPAREASQSTKAGWIYMKRKFLLGFEKMKRVYATIHKNCLLIYLNEKELKPLSTFNLEYFEAKESNGDKCNFQLTSTLPDDTKILYFIALTHKDMLQWTTHINSCHDKAITQYKIEEDTISLPETIYNISPDEDEDDSDGIYEQLTMVKKPATPNQPSLQPSMADSNSPLNSPTKLQPFLRRGSKTKGPLKIPPPQIKPRVLEKQSSVESDVSYHEISTPNVGNKGFNSDSTNSLEVDDSFSEGSVDSTYETFSNVQQTIRNFKTLEKSGVGDRRKSKGIDDRPALPVRKKSF, from the exons ATGACTAAAAGACACTTTTACCGTTTAAATCCACGATTACCTAGTGTTGTTATAGAAGATATTAATTTTTTGTGCGTTAAAATGGGAAGTGATTTCGAACAAATGTATTTTGATTTGAACGCACTGCTGCAAG TGCCTAGCGAAGACGATGACAAACCAAATGACATTTATTCATCTGTAGAAGATCTACATAATATATCAGACAACCTTTCCATTAGACATAGCGTTACCACACAGTCAagtgaaattaaattatttacag atctCCCCGCCAGAGAAGCTTCCCAAAGTACTAAAGCTGGTTGGATATATATGAAAAGGAAATTCTTGTTGGGTTTCGAGAAAATGAAACGGGTTTACGCAACTATACATAAAAATTGTCTATTGATCTATTTAAACGAAAAGGAACTTAAACCTTTGTCAACTTTTAATCTAGAATATTTTGAAGCTAAGGAATCAAATGGAGACAAATGTAATTTCCAACTAACGAGTACACTACCAGATGACACTAAGATTTTATAT TTTATTGCTTTAACACACAAGGATATGTTGCAATGGACAACGCATATTAACAGCTGTCATGACAAGGCAATAACACAATATAAAATTGAAGAAGATACCATTTCACTTCCAGAAACAATTTATAATATTTCGCCCGATGAGGATGAAGATGATTCTGACGGTATTTATGAACAACTTACGAT GGTTAAGAAGCCAGCTACCCCAAATCAACCATCTCTACAACCTTCAATGGCAGATTCTAATAGCCCACTTAATTCACCAACTAAGCTTCAACCATTTTTGCGAAGAGGATCAAAGACAAAAGGTCCTTTAAAGATACCACCACCACAAATAAAACCCAGAGTTCTTGAGAAACAAAGTTCTGTGGAGTCAGACGTTTCGTACCACGAAATTAGCACTCCTAATGTTGGAAATAAAGGTTTTAATAGTGATTCAACTAACAGTTTGGAAGTTGATGATTCTTTTTCGGAAGGCAGTGTTGATTCAACTTACGAAACCTTTTCCAACGTTCAACAAACGATAAGAAACTTCAAAACACTCGAAAAAAGCGGCGTCGGCGATAGACGTAAGAGTAAAGGCATTGATGACCGACCTGCTTTACCGGTTAGAAAGAAAAGCTTCTAA
- the LOC140452052 gene encoding uncharacterized protein isoform X1, with protein sequence MTKRHFYRLNPRLPSVVIEDINFLCVKMGSDFEQMYFDLNALLQDICKFLSSDKLEKLSPKDQKLAESLINRSKQQLQNIAKIQPPLQPSEDYVIMNNPVPSEDDDKPNDIYSSVEDLHNISDNLSIRHSVTTQSSEIKLFTDLPAREASQSTKAGWIYMKRKFLLGFEKMKRVYATIHKNCLLIYLNEKELKPLSTFNLEYFEAKESNGDKCNFQLTSTLPDDTKILYFIALTHKDMLQWTTHINSCHDKAITQYKIEEDTISLPETIYNISPDEDEDDSDGIYEQLTMVKKPATPNQPSLQPSMADSNSPLNSPTKLQPFLRRGSKTKGPLKIPPPQIKPRVLEKQSSVESDVSYHEISTPNVGNKGFNSDSTNSLEVDDSFSEGSVDSTYETFSNVQQTIRNFKTLEKSGVGDRRKSKGIDDRPALPVRKKSF encoded by the exons ATGACTAAAAGACACTTTTACCGTTTAAATCCACGATTACCTAGTGTTGTTATAGAAGATATTAATTTTTTGTGCGTTAAAATGGGAAGTGATTTCGAACAAATGTATTTTGATTTGAACGCACTGCTGCAAG atatttgtaagtttttgtctTCTGATAAATTGGAGAAATTATCACCAAAAGATCAAAAACTAGCCGAATCTTTGATAAATAGATCCAAACAACAGCTCCAAAATATAGCTAAAATTCAACCGCCCTTACAGCCTAGTGAAGATTATGTTATTATGAATAATCCAG TGCCTAGCGAAGACGATGACAAACCAAATGACATTTATTCATCTGTAGAAGATCTACATAATATATCAGACAACCTTTCCATTAGACATAGCGTTACCACACAGTCAagtgaaattaaattatttacag atctCCCCGCCAGAGAAGCTTCCCAAAGTACTAAAGCTGGTTGGATATATATGAAAAGGAAATTCTTGTTGGGTTTCGAGAAAATGAAACGGGTTTACGCAACTATACATAAAAATTGTCTATTGATCTATTTAAACGAAAAGGAACTTAAACCTTTGTCAACTTTTAATCTAGAATATTTTGAAGCTAAGGAATCAAATGGAGACAAATGTAATTTCCAACTAACGAGTACACTACCAGATGACACTAAGATTTTATAT TTTATTGCTTTAACACACAAGGATATGTTGCAATGGACAACGCATATTAACAGCTGTCATGACAAGGCAATAACACAATATAAAATTGAAGAAGATACCATTTCACTTCCAGAAACAATTTATAATATTTCGCCCGATGAGGATGAAGATGATTCTGACGGTATTTATGAACAACTTACGAT GGTTAAGAAGCCAGCTACCCCAAATCAACCATCTCTACAACCTTCAATGGCAGATTCTAATAGCCCACTTAATTCACCAACTAAGCTTCAACCATTTTTGCGAAGAGGATCAAAGACAAAAGGTCCTTTAAAGATACCACCACCACAAATAAAACCCAGAGTTCTTGAGAAACAAAGTTCTGTGGAGTCAGACGTTTCGTACCACGAAATTAGCACTCCTAATGTTGGAAATAAAGGTTTTAATAGTGATTCAACTAACAGTTTGGAAGTTGATGATTCTTTTTCGGAAGGCAGTGTTGATTCAACTTACGAAACCTTTTCCAACGTTCAACAAACGATAAGAAACTTCAAAACACTCGAAAAAAGCGGCGTCGGCGATAGACGTAAGAGTAAAGGCATTGATGACCGACCTGCTTTACCGGTTAGAAAGAAAAGCTTCTAA